GTTTGTGCGAACAAAAAATGATGTACTGTTCACATCCCCACATAACAGTGTAAGAACAGTGATCATAAAAAGTTTCTAACCACCAGAAACAAGTGTCAATGCAGATCAATTTCAACCCGAAAATTGAGAGCATACACGTGTTCCAAGGTGACAGTCACATTCATatggctgcacaaacaagttcccaGTTTGACAAATTCTCAGGCACTCTATCACACCTTGATTGGCCTGCTGAATCACCTGattttaatcccatagaaaatatcTGCAACGATGTGGAATAGAATCTAAAACATTGCTGTTAACACCCCCACAATTATGTTGCTCTATGGGATCTAATCATCAACGAGTGGCATTATCTGTATATCGCAGCAGAAACTTGTGGACTCCCTTCCATAATGAATTGAGGATATTATCATACATAAAGCCAGTATTACAAGTTATTAGCGTGATGTCTCTCAGAGATGACTTATGTTTTTTGTTCACATGTAATTCTAGATCATACAAGTCTGGCACAATGACTTTCTAATATTGATGAACTCCTACATTCTAAATGTCTCTGCAGACAGAAAACATTGATACCAAGAATAAaaaggagaggggggaagggggagggagtatATCCATATATAGGTAGTGAGGAAATGGCAACAATCTGAAAAATACAACTGGTTTATTACACTGCAGTAATACAGAGGGCTTCATGAACAGTTCAATCTTTGCAGTGAAACAGCCATTGCTAGCAGTCATATATGCAACTCAGAATGGTACTGTGTCATAAAACATTGTTTGAAAATTTACAAAAAGTATCTGCAAAAAAACTAAAATACTTACTTTAAGCATTTGCAAAATCAGTAAATTTGATATAACATGGGCTTAAATAtcacacacaaaatataaataccacaaaaggcATAGATAAAAACATTAACTAAGGGAGACATAAGTTAACAGAGTAAACCCCCGGAGACAGTACTCCAAAATTTTAGTTAAAATAATAGTTCCTGAGTATATACTGACTGTAGCATCCACATTCTCACTTTAGCTATGGCCTTATGGATAACACTTTCACTCCACAATATTACTGCTGTAAATGCATACATCAAACAACAGCTGAAAGCTTATTCAGTGTCCATTGCTACAGCAGGTTGAGGGTCTGGATCAGGTGCAGGGCCTGTGTCACCACTCGGCGCTGGCTGCTCCTCTGGCGGTGGCTGCCCCGTACGTCTCTCCTCACCTTCAATCATGGCAAGATAACGCCCAGTCTCTTCTTCACTGAAAACTGTGAAGTCGGTACCTTTGCCGACAAGTGCTATTGAAACATTCTGGAAACAACAAATGTTCATAAAATATTGCCTCTGCTGAAGCACAATGTAGTTTACAAAAGGGATAATAATAATGTTAGTGTGCAAAAGattataaaagaattttttttagttttttgctaAAATTAAAATGCATGGCGTACCTTGTTGTTCAGTTCTACCTCATTTGGCAGTGTGTCCCTGAGAGCACGTAATCCATGTTTAATAAGTTCATCATTGTCACATTCCAGAAATTCATCCAAATGTTTCTCTAAATACGTACGAGCACTCTGGGATCTTGAACCTATTGCCATAGCCTTGCAGTCAAAGAAATTTGCAGATGGGCATGTCTGATAAATATGTGGTCCTTGATCctaaaataaaaacattgtctgCAGTCACAAAGACAATGACATACAGGTATTTATAAAAGGTTACACTCACATATACCAGTATTGTCAAATTGTGAAAAATCCGATCAACTGTATTCaattcacaagataaaacaatGTGTGATAAACCAGAGGAAATTACTGCAGTATGTAcagtttgaagaaactgtgaaggcAGCGTCTGATCAAGAAAAATCGAAAagaaaagttgatcttcggtaTTCAGATGAAGACACTGGAGCCAGTAGCAGTAATCCTGTTAAAAGAACATGACAGAGAAGCACTAAAGACTCTTTTGGCATTGTAGAAATTGGTAGCGGACTGTCTCTTGGACAATGCATAGAACTTTACTGTTACAAACATAATTCTTCTGAGAAGCTGATAAAAGCATGAAACCCCTATGCCCTCGAGTGCTGAATTGCTGCAACTAGTTTTTCTGTGGTAAAGAGATCCTGTCTCTTAAACAAGCCTCACGTTTAGATGAAAACTTCAACATGTTTACGTTCATGAAGGGAAATATTCAATATTCACTTTATATCAAATATTTATCTGAGTCTCCTCTATTTTGATTATCCCATTTTTTACCATTGataactaaataattataaaaccaAATGAttaaactgtattttatttaacTTCGATGCCCTACCTAAACTTACTCaaccaaaatatttttgtttcaggaAAGTTGATTAATTTACTTGCTCATTTCACTTAATCCACAATCCAAGTTGACAATTAACTTTATCTTCCAATAAATCTCCCATAAAGTAACAGTTTACTGAAGTAAACTCTGTTAGTAACTGGTTAATGACTAGTGAAGTTGACTTTTTGATTAATGTTACCCAGCTATGCCTATAATGACATTCATCAAGTTCACTCGCTTTTCCTAGTTTCACGTTTTTTTTCTGTCCATTCGCACATCACTTTAAATTGAAATCAGATGCTAGATTTGCTTTTTTCTGGCCATTCGCACATCACTTTAAATTGAAATCAGATGCTAGATTTGCTTTCTATCACGATTCTTCACATGACTAATGGTTTTAGTTTATCATTCAAAGAATATGTTATTCATTTCTACGACATATTAGCAATGACACAGAAATGTAGACTTTGAATGAGTAATGCATGAAGTGCATCACGGTTCTGTTCATTTCAATTACTGTTAAGCATAAATACATAGTCACTTTCCTTGCTCTATCATATCATTAACTAAGACCTATATTCATGTTCCTGTCCAACAACAGTCACAATATAATAATAAGACGAACCTGAGGTTCTGTATCTGCAGTATATTGGACCACAGTACATCAGTCCTCTACTGCTGTAATGAGAAAGGAATGATACATGCTTGTAGCCCATCCCCACTGACTATTCAATGTGTAGCTTGCACAAACTGAAGAAAAATATGGAGGAATTTTATTAGAGAAGTGctggacaagaaataaaatctttgaggtttgccagtgacattgtaattctgttacacCCAGAAAAGGACTCAGAATATCAGTTCAACATAATGGACACtatcttgaaaagaagttataaagtGAACATAACCGACAATAGAACAAGGATAATTGTTTGTACAAGCTGGGCGGACTGTCATTCGACCATTATAACTTGTGTGTACCTAATTGACAGGAGCACACTATGCAAAAACTCCTTCAAACAATATTAACGTTAGCTTTATTGATCACAGCCACAGCAGACAACAAAGAATACACAGTCTGTTCGATTGTTCTGAGCTTGCAGTTGAAAATAACTTAAACtgtagggggagggtgggggaggggggaattggggggggggggggggggcaccagcaACATTATCTCGTAACTACAAACGAACTAACTACCAGCATAGAagatacaaaacaataaaaaagctTAATCAaagtataacaaaaacaaaacacacatttataaAACACAGCACCTCTGATGGCTGGCATGAAATGTTTGACAGCCTGATTGTTTCCACAAGCGGACAATGTGCAATACAACACTATGTAACTGGAAGATGTGGCTACTTCAGCCCCCATAATGGAAGCAGAGTGTTATTCCAAATAACAGGCGGGAAAGTAGATGTGGAGACCAGATCTTGAGATACACGTCAGTAGGACCGCTGCTGCTGTAACCTGCACTGGCAGCTGTAAAGGCAGTGATGAGGCAGCTGTTGGGTGATGCCGTAGCCTTGGAGGCTCTGGCACTTTTGCTTCTTGGACAATGTAAGCCGGTTTAACCCTGACTACACAAACAGTTGTCACCTTTCCGTTAGTTGAAATGTCAATTGTCTTGTCTCTCCTTGCGACTACACAGTAGAGCCTTGAGTATGGTGGCTGCAACAATGGTCCGATGCCTTCCAGACGTAACATGATGTTTGGCCAGGTTTTCAAGTCTTGATGCACGAAGGTGGCAGCTGTACTGTGGCCGTCAGGTTGGTGTGGGCAGATTCAGACCGCGTGCTCTCGCAGTTGGTGTACAAATTCTGGTTATCACCCCTTGGTAGTAACAGAGCGTTTGTTTCCACAAATTCTCTCGGAAGCCTCAATTCTTGCTGTAAACCAATTCCATCAAAGAAGCATCTACATCTGGTTTGAAAGTTTTTCTGAGGCCATGTAGTAAAATGGGAAGAGCCTTGGTTCATGTAGTGTCATAGCATATCAGTGCTACCTTAACTGAGCGATGTCATCTCTCAATCATCCCTTACCTGGCTGGGTGATAGCTCATTGTTTTGTGTGAATTGTGCCACTAATCTTCAAAAGTTGTCTGAACAGGCCAGATTCAAATTGTTGTCCACTGTGCATCATGATGTGTAACAGGCAGCCAAAGTATGACacccaaaacaacacaaaggggaAATCCAGAGACTCTGCTGTAATGTTGTCCATGGTGCAGCTTCCGACCAGTGGACGCAATGGTCTATTGTAAGTAGGTAGCATTGGCAACCAGACGATGGCAATGGATTGGCAATGTCGCTGTGGACGCAACAAATGGGCTGTCGTGATCAGAAAGTTCCCTATTGGTGCTTGCATGGGGTGGTGTAAATTGATGCATTGGCATTTAAGACAACACCTCCCCTATTCACGACAGTCTTCCTGTATACCAAGCCACACACAACGATTCATTACTAGGTGGGATGTCGATCGAATACTTGGGGTGGTACAAGTCATGTAGCATATAGAAAGCGTCACGTCCGATGGCAATTTGTAGGAACGACCGCAGTTTCTATGTGGTCATATCACAATACAGCTAGACATCGTTCACAGGAATTTCGATAAGTTGCAGATCCAATGCTGATGTTCCTGCTGATAACGATCCTTGTAGTTTTTGATCTAACTGTTGAGCAGTGGTGAGTTTGGCGCAATCAATTATGCCAGGAATGCTTCCTACTTGTGACAAACAATCAGCCACTACATTGTTGATACGAGAGATATATCGGACATCTGTGTTGAATTGTGAGATGAACATTAGCTAATTATGTTGCCTATGTGAACAGTTCATACTGTTCTGGTGAAAGGCCTAAGTTAGCCATTTGTGATTGTTGTAAATAAAGTCTCTAGGTTCCATGTGAGGTCTGAAGTACTTGATGGACTCGTAAACAGCTTTTGTGAGGGTGATAGTTTGCGCAAGAAAAATGCAAAGTGGTTGCTATGTGTCACTGCATCTTGTTGCAACATTGCACTGCTCGCCATCTGGCTAACAACACTAGTGTCAATGGTGCAGTAGGGTCAGGGTGCACCAATAGTGCAGTGTCTGCAATACTCTGTTTTGCTGCTTCAAACACCACACACATGCTATCAGTCCATGTTATAGGTGAGTTACCCTTGTTCTTTGGGCCAGTGAGCCCTGCAATTAATGGTTCTTGTAACTTGGCAGAGTGTGGCAAATGATGGCGATAGACATTTAACATACTGAGGAACTGACAATTCCTTGGCTGTATTTGGGCGTAAAATCTTTAAGGTAGCTTCCACCTTCTCTGGCAGTGGTAGCAATCCAGCCGCTTTTTCCTACACTCTAGGAAATCCACTTGGGACTGACCAAAGACACACTTGCCAATGTTCAGGACGATGCCTTAGTGCTCCAACCACTTAAAAACTTCCGTTAAATGCTACCAATGCTGGTCTGCTgatgatgaaaaaataaaatttcatctaGTTAAGCGAATGCAATAGTTAGGCCCTGTGGTACAGAGTCAATGAAGTGTTGCCTAGTTTGAGCAATGTTCCTGAGtccaaaaatcatatttttgccTTCAGGCCATGTCAGAGCTGGAAATTCATTTAGCAACTCCGCATACT
This region of Schistocerca gregaria isolate iqSchGreg1 chromosome 7, iqSchGreg1.2, whole genome shotgun sequence genomic DNA includes:
- the LOC126281973 gene encoding proteasome subunit alpha type-1 encodes the protein MMFRNQYDSDVTVWSPQGRLHQVEYAMEAVKLGSATVGLKNRTHAVLIALKRASSELSAHQKKIIPIDSHVGISIAGLTADARILSRYMRNECLNHKYSHDALLAISRLIANIGNKMQVCTQRYDRRPYGVGLLVAGYDDQGPHIYQTCPSANFFDCKAMAIGSRSQSARTYLEKHLDEFLECDNDELIKHGLRALRDTLPNEVELNNKNVSIALVGKGTDFTVFSEEETGRYLAMIEGEERRTGQPPPEEQPAPSGDTGPAPDPDPQPAVAMDTE